The proteins below come from a single Papaver somniferum cultivar HN1 chromosome 11, ASM357369v1, whole genome shotgun sequence genomic window:
- the LOC113323646 gene encoding protein CHUP1, chloroplastic-like: protein MATNDDNLQLRLVTKELEACLKRNCLLQTENDRLKQEVTSLQTGIHYLKEQHKDRSLSFLNNLKTSTESISPNKHTTHVKSHRGMEVKNGEMRDKDKTNQLPKPTPKATCLDLPQEVNEKKLPVRTAAVPPSPPPLPSKLLLGSPNAVRRVPEVMEIYRTLTRRETKTDNKITNSGTSVANTRDMIGEIENRSTYLLAIKSDVEAHGDFIRFLTKEVENAAYKDISNVEAFVKWLDGELSYLVDERAVLKHFPQWPERKADALREAAFNYRDLKNLESEVLSFRDNPKQPILLSLKKMQEIQDRLERSVHNTQRTRESTSKRYRDLQIPWEWMLDAGTISQLKLGSVKLAKEYMRRVAGELQTKDFTQKEDLILQGVRFAFRVHQFVGGFNAEAMHAFKELQKVITGCYGQQQHIRT, encoded by the exons atggcaacAAATGATGACAATCTACAGCTCAGGCTTGTTACGAAGGAGCTTGAAGCTTGTCTCAAGAGGAACTGTTTGTTGCAGACAGAGAATGACCGACTAAAACAAGAGGTAACCAGTCTGCAAACAGGGATCCATTATCTCAAAGAACAACACAAAGACAGGAGTTTGTCATTCTTGAATAACTTGAAGACCTCCACCGAAAGTATATCTCCAAACAAacacacaactcatgtaaaaagTCACCGAGGTATGGAGGTGAAGAATGGTGAAATGAGAGACAAGGACAAAACAAATCAACTGCCAAAGCCAACTCCTAAAGCTACTTGTTTGGATTTGCCACAGGAAGTAAATGAAAAGAAATTACCTGTCAGAACTGCTGCAGTACCTCCGTCCCCACCACCACTTCCGTCAAAACTGCTGCTTGGATCCCCCAATGCAGTCAGGCGTGTACCAGAAGTTATGGAGATCTACCGAACACTAACAAGGAGGGAGACAAAAACAGACAACAAAATTACCAATTCGGGAACTTCTGTTGCAAATACCCGGGACATGATAGGTGAAATTGAGAACCGCTCGACATACCTTTTAGCT ATAAAGTCAGATGTCGAAGCACATGGGGACTTCATAAGGTTCTTAACAAAGGAGGTGGAGAATGCAGCCTACAAAGATATTTCTAATGTCGAGGCATTTGTTAAATGGTTAGATGGCGAACTGTCATATCTAGTAGATGAAAGGGCTGTGCTGAAGCATTTTCCCCAGTGGCCTGAGCGGAAAGCAGATGCACTGCGCGAAGCTGCTTTCAACTACCGAGACCTGAAAAATCTAGAATCTGAGGTTTTATCGTTCAGGGACAACCCCAAACAACCAATACTCCTTTCCCTCAAGAAAATGCAGGAGATTCAAGACAG ATTAGAAAGGAGCGTCCATAATACACAACGAACTAGGGAAAGTACAAGCAAAAGATACAGAGATCTCCAAATTCCTTGGGAGTGGATGCTAGATGCAGGAACAATCAGTCAG ttgaaattagggtctGTCAAACTGGCAAAGGAGTACATGAGACGAGTGGCTGGGGAATTGCAAACCAAGGACTTTACACAAAAGGAAGATCTCATACTTCAAGGCGTTCGTTTTGCTTTCAGAGTGCATCAG TTTGTGGGTGGGTTCAATGCAGAAGCCATGCATGCTTTTAAAGAGCTACAAAAGGTCATCACAGGTTGCTATGGACAACAACAACACATAAGGACATGA